A portion of the Candidatus Thermoplasmatota archaeon genome contains these proteins:
- a CDS encoding PAS domain-containing sensor histidine kinase — protein MKESEEKFRSIFENANDGLMFLDTSGKVLDVNESAVRIFGESKEELIGRHFTDVCAVSPEKTSIVETSFREVLAGKKFILPLQIKNKKGQEIDIECSASLVQSEGKALGVIAAARDVTERKRAERELRRNEERLKILFEYAPDACVLFDMEGNFVDGNRAAERLLGYTRDEAIGKNIFDLEVFLPDGTEKALEKLAKSVNGQPTGPDEFVLIRKDGKPVTVETRTFPVRIEGRKLIYAIARDITLRKWAEEAKDKLLSNTSHELRTPLTSIEGYARFMLSGRAGDLSDEQEKCLEVIVEESDRLGGLIDNFLDLITIDIEGLRMDVKEVSIAQIVDRVVSSMEIELKKKRISLSKKFPSVLGPVRGDETRLNQLFSNLLSNAIKFTPTGGSVEIRSRMSSEGVIVEVADTGIGISSKDIPHIFERFYQADSSSARKFKGVGLGLAICSEIVDAHGGRIEVESELGRGSVFRVILPQVEEALDGE, from the coding sequence TTGAAAGAGTCTGAAGAGAAGTTCCGGAGCATCTTCGAGAACGCGAATGACGGCTTGATGTTTCTCGACACGTCCGGAAAGGTCCTGGATGTCAATGAGAGTGCCGTTCGAATCTTTGGTGAGTCGAAAGAAGAACTGATAGGGAGGCACTTCACAGACGTATGTGCGGTTTCTCCGGAAAAGACATCAATAGTGGAGACCAGTTTCAGAGAAGTCCTTGCGGGAAAGAAGTTCATTCTACCATTGCAAATCAAGAACAAGAAAGGTCAGGAGATCGACATAGAGTGTTCGGCCAGTCTCGTGCAATCAGAGGGCAAAGCCCTGGGCGTGATAGCTGCCGCGAGAGACGTCACCGAGCGCAAGAGGGCGGAGAGAGAGCTTCGAAGGAATGAGGAGCGGCTGAAGATACTGTTCGAGTATGCGCCTGATGCCTGCGTTTTGTTCGACATGGAGGGAAACTTCGTGGACGGGAACAGGGCGGCAGAGAGATTGCTGGGTTACACGAGGGACGAGGCGATCGGGAAGAACATATTCGACCTGGAAGTGTTTCTTCCAGATGGCACCGAGAAAGCCCTTGAGAAGCTGGCGAAGAGCGTGAACGGACAGCCCACGGGACCCGATGAATTCGTGCTGATCCGAAAGGACGGCAAGCCGGTGACGGTGGAGACGAGAACATTCCCCGTGCGTATCGAGGGTCGGAAGCTGATATATGCAATCGCCCGTGACATCACCCTCCGCAAGTGGGCCGAGGAGGCAAAGGACAAACTGCTCTCCAACACGTCACACGAACTCCGAACTCCCCTCACGAGCATCGAGGGATACGCCAGATTCATGCTTTCTGGAAGAGCCGGAGATCTGTCGGACGAGCAAGAGAAATGTCTCGAAGTCATCGTCGAAGAATCGGACAGGCTGGGAGGGTTGATAGACAATTTCCTCGATTTGATAACGATCGACATCGAAGGTCTCAGGATGGACGTGAAGGAGGTCTCAATCGCTCAGATCGTCGACCGAGTCGTCTCCTCCATGGAGATCGAACTGAAGAAGAAGAGGATATCCTTGTCCAAGAAGTTCCCGTCCGTGTTGGGTCCCGTCAGAGGCGATGAGACGAGATTGAACCAGTTGTTCTCCAATCTTCTCAGCAATGCCATCAAGTTCACGCCAACCGGCGGCTCGGTGGAGATTCGGTCGAGGATGAGCAGTGAAGGCGTTATCGTTGAGGTGGCGGACACGGGCATAGGCATATCTTCCAAGGACATTCCCCACATTTTCGAAAGGTTCTATCAAGCGGACAGTTCATCTGCGCGGAAGTTCAAGGGCGTAGGCCTGGGTTTGGCGATATGCAGCGAGATCGTTGATGCCCACGGAGGACGCATCGAGGTGGAGAGCGAGCTTGGCAGGGGCTCGGTTTTCCGTGTGATCCTGCCGCAGGTTGAGGAGGCTCTGGATGGCGAGTAA